One genomic segment of Pseudomonas sp. p1(2021b) includes these proteins:
- the mltB gene encoding lytic murein transglycosylase B, producing MQAVRGWAARCAPWIGAMGLLGAVQQAHAGDYERSPQVAEFVGEMTRDYGFAPEQLMGVFREVQRKQSILDAISRPAERVKPWKDYRPMFITDARIARGVDFWRQHEATLARAEQEYGVPAQVIVSIIGVETFFGRNTGNFRVIDALSTLGFDYPPRAEFFRKELREFLLLAREEQLDPLTLKGSYAGAMGLPQFMPSSFRSYAVDFDGDGHINIWNNPDDAIGSVASYFKRHGWVAGEPVVSRALVVGERADEGLTTGIEPVKTVGELRALGWSSHDALRDDLPVTAFRLEGEQGPEYWMGLKNFYAITRYNRSVMYAMAVHQLSEQLVQARGVK from the coding sequence ATGCAAGCAGTGCGTGGCTGGGCTGCCCGTTGTGCGCCCTGGATAGGCGCGATGGGCTTGCTCGGCGCAGTCCAGCAGGCCCATGCCGGTGATTACGAGCGCTCCCCCCAGGTGGCCGAGTTCGTCGGCGAGATGACCCGCGACTACGGCTTCGCCCCAGAGCAGCTGATGGGCGTGTTCCGCGAAGTGCAGCGCAAGCAGTCGATCCTCGACGCTATTTCGCGCCCGGCCGAGCGCGTCAAGCCCTGGAAGGACTACCGGCCGATGTTCATCACCGATGCGCGTATCGCCCGTGGCGTGGACTTCTGGCGCCAGCACGAGGCGACCCTGGCCCGCGCCGAGCAGGAGTACGGTGTGCCGGCGCAGGTCATCGTCTCGATCATCGGTGTGGAAACCTTCTTCGGTCGCAATACCGGCAACTTCCGTGTGATCGACGCCTTGTCCACCCTGGGTTTCGATTACCCGCCGCGCGCCGAGTTCTTCCGCAAGGAGTTGCGTGAATTCCTTCTGCTGGCCCGTGAAGAACAGCTCGACCCGCTCACCCTCAAGGGGTCGTACGCCGGCGCGATGGGCCTGCCGCAGTTCATGCCGAGCAGCTTTCGCAGCTACGCCGTGGATTTCGACGGCGACGGCCACATCAATATCTGGAACAACCCGGATGATGCCATCGGCAGCGTCGCCAGCTATTTCAAGCGCCACGGTTGGGTGGCCGGCGAGCCTGTGGTCAGTCGCGCGTTGGTGGTCGGCGAGCGCGCCGACGAGGGCCTGACCACGGGTATCGAGCCGGTCAAGACCGTCGGAGAGTTGCGAGCCCTGGGCTGGTCGAGTCATGATGCGCTGCGCGATGATCTGCCAGTCACGGCCTTCCGGCTCGAAGGCGAGCAGGGCCCGGAATATTGGATGGGCCTGAAAAACTTCTACGCGATCACGCGTTACAACCGCAGCGTGATGTACGCCATGGCGGTGCATCAGCTTTCGGAACAGCTGGTTCAAGCACGGGGCGTCAAGTAA
- a CDS encoding septal ring lytic transglycosylase RlpA family protein gives MRVILSTHSLKLLGCVALGLAVASCSSNRTTTPKQGGNVVRAQPGLDINRAHKDGAPWWDVDVNKIPDATPTVHTGAYKANPYTVLGKTYYPMQDSRNYRAEGTASWYGTKFHGQNTANGELYDLYGMSAAHKTLPLPAYVRVTNLANGRSVILRVNDRGPFYSDRIIDLSYAAAKKLGYAEIGTARVRVEGIDPQQWWAERGRPAPMVLKQPQVAQTQAIPANTGKVEQWTPPPQQHAAPVVPVQVGGNNVPANNGGSFLQVGAFANPDAAELLRAKLSTMVSAPVFISSIVRNQQTLHRVRLGPINSQGEIQQAQDSIRLANLGQAKLVTAD, from the coding sequence ATGCGCGTAATTCTCTCCACCCATTCCCTCAAGCTGCTGGGCTGCGTCGCCCTCGGCCTGGCTGTGGCCAGCTGTTCTTCCAACCGCACCACGACGCCCAAGCAAGGCGGCAATGTCGTGCGCGCCCAGCCCGGGCTGGACATCAACCGGGCCCACAAGGACGGCGCTCCCTGGTGGGACGTGGATGTGAACAAGATCCCCGACGCCACGCCGACCGTGCACACCGGCGCCTACAAGGCCAACCCCTACACGGTGCTGGGCAAGACCTACTACCCGATGCAAGACTCGCGCAACTACCGTGCCGAAGGTACCGCGTCGTGGTACGGCACCAAGTTCCATGGCCAGAACACCGCCAACGGCGAGCTCTACGACCTCTATGGCATGAGTGCGGCGCACAAGACCCTGCCGCTGCCGGCCTACGTACGGGTGACCAACCTGGCCAATGGTCGCAGCGTGATCCTGCGGGTCAACGACCGTGGCCCGTTCTACTCCGACCGTATCATCGACCTGTCCTACGCTGCGGCGAAGAAGCTCGGCTATGCCGAAATCGGCACCGCCCGCGTGCGCGTCGAGGGGATCGACCCGCAGCAGTGGTGGGCCGAGCGTGGCCGGCCGGCGCCCATGGTGCTCAAGCAGCCCCAGGTGGCCCAGACCCAGGCCATCCCGGCCAATACCGGCAAGGTCGAGCAATGGACGCCGCCGCCCCAGCAGCATGCGGCGCCGGTGGTGCCGGTGCAGGTGGGCGGCAACAATGTACCGGCCAACAACGGCGGCAGCTTCCTGCAGGTCGGGGCCTTCGCCAACCCGGATGCTGCCGAGTTGCTGCGTGCCAAGCTCAGCACCATGGTCAGCGCGCCGGTGTTCATCAGCTCCATCGTGCGTAACCAGCAGACCCTGCATCGCGTGCGCCTGGGGCCGATCAACAGCCAAGGCGAGATCCAGCAGGCCCAGGACAGCATTCGCCTGGCCAACCTGGGGCAGGCGAAGCTGGTCACGGCTGATTGA
- the mrdA gene encoding penicillin-binding protein 2 — MSQPIRLKDHEKDARLVRNRVVVGAVAVVLLVCVLIARLYYLQVIQYDYHSTLSENNRVHVQPIPPTRGLIFDRNGVIIADNRPSFSLTMTRERAGDWHQVLDTIVEVLGLTPDDRALFEKRMKQGRRPFEPVPILFELSEEQIARIAVNQFRLPGVDVAAQLVRHYPQGAHFAHSVGYVGRINEKELKTLDPVNYSGTHHIGKTGIERFYEAELHGQVGYEEVETNARGRVLRVLKRTDPIPGKDIVLSLDIKLQEAAEQALGGRRGALVALDPRTGEVLAMVSQPSFDPNLFVTGISFKAYAELRDSIDRPLFNRVLRGLYPPGSTIKPAVAIAGLDSGVVTASSRVFDPGYYQLPNYDHKYRNWNRSGDGWVDLDTAIMRSNDTYFYDLAHKMGIDRLSSYMNKFGIGQKVSLDMFEESAGLMPSREWKRATRRQAWFPGETLILGIGQGYMQATPLQLAQATALIANKGKWNRPHLAKTIEGKPPVDENPMADIVLRDRSDWAKVTHGMEQVMHGARGTARKAALGAQYRIAGKSGTAQVVAIKQGEKYDRNKLQERHRDHALFVAFAPAEDPKIVVSVMVENGESGSGVAAPVVRQVMDAWLLDENGRLKPEFAPATVVQESAP; from the coding sequence ATGTCGCAGCCGATTCGTCTGAAGGACCACGAGAAAGACGCCCGCCTGGTGCGCAACCGCGTCGTGGTCGGCGCAGTGGCGGTCGTGCTGCTGGTGTGCGTGCTGATCGCCCGGCTGTACTACCTGCAGGTCATCCAGTACGACTATCACTCCACGCTGTCGGAGAACAACCGGGTGCATGTGCAGCCGATCCCGCCGACCCGCGGGCTGATCTTCGACCGCAACGGCGTGATCATCGCCGACAACCGCCCCAGCTTCAGCCTGACCATGACCCGCGAGCGCGCCGGCGACTGGCACCAGGTGCTCGACACCATCGTCGAAGTGCTGGGGCTGACCCCGGATGACCGTGCCCTGTTCGAGAAACGCATGAAGCAGGGGCGTAGGCCGTTCGAGCCGGTGCCGATCCTGTTCGAGCTGAGCGAGGAGCAGATCGCCCGCATTGCCGTGAACCAGTTCCGCCTGCCGGGCGTGGATGTGGCCGCGCAGCTGGTGCGCCATTACCCACAGGGCGCGCATTTTGCCCATTCGGTGGGGTATGTCGGGCGGATCAACGAAAAAGAGCTCAAGACCCTCGACCCGGTCAACTACAGCGGCACCCACCATATTGGCAAGACTGGTATCGAACGGTTCTACGAAGCCGAACTGCATGGCCAGGTGGGCTACGAGGAAGTCGAGACCAACGCCCGGGGCCGGGTGCTTCGGGTGCTCAAACGCACCGACCCGATCCCGGGCAAGGACATTGTCCTGAGCCTGGACATCAAGTTGCAGGAAGCGGCCGAACAGGCCCTGGGCGGGCGCCGTGGCGCGCTGGTCGCGCTCGATCCGCGTACCGGCGAGGTGCTGGCCATGGTCAGCCAGCCGAGCTTCGACCCCAACCTGTTCGTCACCGGCATCAGCTTCAAGGCCTACGCCGAACTGCGCGACTCGATCGACCGGCCGCTGTTCAACCGCGTACTGCGCGGCCTGTACCCGCCGGGCTCGACCATCAAGCCGGCAGTGGCCATCGCCGGCCTGGACAGTGGCGTGGTGACCGCCAGCAGCCGTGTATTCGATCCGGGCTACTACCAGTTGCCCAACTATGACCACAAGTACCGCAACTGGAACCGCAGCGGCGACGGCTGGGTCGACCTGGACACCGCGATCATGCGGTCCAACGACACCTACTTCTACGACCTTGCCCACAAGATGGGCATCGATCGGCTGTCCAGCTACATGAACAAGTTCGGCATCGGCCAGAAGGTCTCCCTCGACATGTTCGAGGAGTCGGCCGGCCTGATGCCATCGCGCGAGTGGAAGCGTGCCACCCGCCGCCAGGCCTGGTTCCCCGGCGAGACGCTGATCCTCGGCATCGGCCAAGGTTACATGCAGGCCACCCCCCTGCAGTTGGCCCAGGCCACCGCGCTGATCGCCAACAAGGGCAAGTGGAACCGCCCGCACCTGGCCAAGACCATCGAAGGCAAGCCGCCCGTGGACGAAAACCCCATGGCGGACATCGTCCTGCGCGACAGATCTGACTGGGCCAAGGTCACCCACGGCATGGAGCAGGTGATGCACGGCGCCCGCGGTACCGCGCGCAAGGCCGCCCTCGGTGCCCAGTACCGCATTGCCGGCAAGAGCGGTACCGCCCAGGTGGTGGCGATCAAGCAAGGCGAGAAGTATGACCGCAACAAGCTCCAGGAGCGCCACCGCGACCACGCCCTGTTCGTTGCCTTCGCCCCGGCCGAAGACCCGAAGATCGTGGTCTCGGTGATGGTCGAGAACGGTGAGTCCGGCTCCGGTGTCGCAGCACCGGTGGTCCGCCAGGTGATGGACGCCTGGCTGCTCGACGAGAACGGCCGCCTCAAACCCGAATTCGCTCCTGCCACCGTCGTCCAGGAATCGGCCCCGTGA
- a CDS encoding LD-carboxypeptidase: MNCPESLDMHLATAIPANACFAIVAPAGPARLDAEKAHRWFTSRGMQCRLYPGVSQAQGYLAGSDQQRLDDLHAAFADPDIDAILCMRGGYGSMRLLDRLDFDLIRRHPKPLVGYSDITALHTALNRHAGLITFHGAMLNADLLGEKREPTVPSLLSQLRGELGEGDVLRHPDAYPLTCVQPGVASGRLLGGNLSLLCATLGTPAEIDSQGSILFIEDVNEPLYRVDRLLTQLRLAGKLDGVRGVLVGDFAGITVPAMVPLLEDIFGPLGVPVLAGWRSGHCDPNLCLPLGARVRLDSEEQVLVLEQGLFKA, from the coding sequence ATGAATTGCCCCGAATCCCTCGACATGCACTTGGCAACCGCCATACCGGCCAATGCCTGCTTCGCCATCGTCGCCCCGGCCGGCCCGGCCCGGCTGGATGCGGAGAAAGCCCACCGCTGGTTCACCAGCCGGGGCATGCAATGCCGGCTGTATCCTGGGGTCAGCCAGGCGCAAGGCTACCTCGCCGGCAGCGACCAGCAACGCCTCGATGACCTGCACGCAGCGTTCGCCGACCCGGATATCGACGCCATCCTGTGCATGCGCGGGGGCTACGGCAGTATGCGCCTGCTCGACCGGCTCGACTTCGACCTGATCCGCCGCCACCCCAAACCGCTGGTTGGCTACAGCGACATCACCGCCTTGCACACCGCGCTCAACCGCCACGCCGGGCTCATCACCTTCCACGGCGCGATGCTCAATGCCGACCTGTTGGGCGAGAAGCGGGAGCCGACCGTACCGTCACTGCTCAGCCAGCTCAGGGGTGAGTTGGGCGAAGGTGACGTGTTACGCCATCCTGATGCCTATCCGCTGACCTGTGTGCAGCCTGGCGTGGCGAGCGGTCGCTTGCTGGGCGGCAACCTGTCGCTGCTCTGCGCCACCCTGGGGACGCCTGCCGAGATCGACAGCCAGGGCAGCATCCTGTTCATCGAAGACGTAAACGAGCCGTTGTACCGGGTCGATCGGTTGCTGACCCAGTTGCGCCTGGCAGGCAAGCTGGACGGGGTGCGAGGCGTGTTGGTGGGCGATTTTGCCGGGATCACCGTGCCGGCGATGGTGCCGTTGCTCGAGGATATCTTCGGGCCGCTTGGCGTACCGGTATTGGCGGGGTGGCGCAGTGGGCACTGCGACCCGAACCTGTGCCTGCCGCTGGGGGCCAGGGTGCGGTTGGACAGTGAGGAGCAGGTATTGGTACTGGAGCAGGGGCTGTTCAAGGCTTGA
- the lipB gene encoding lipoyl(octanoyl) transferase LipB produces the protein MPHCLGFRDLGLQPYEPVLEAMRRFTEQRSPDSQDEVWLVEHPAVFTQGQAGKAEHLLVPGDIPVVQTDRGGQVTYHGPGQLVAYLLLDVRRLGFGVRELVSRIEQTLIDLLASYGVQAMAKPDAPGVYVEGAKIASLGLRIRNGRSFHGLALNVDMDLAPFRRINPCGYAGLAMTQLRDLAGPIELSEVRTRLRGQLVTHLDYAEQTTLTGGID, from the coding sequence ATGCCGCACTGCCTCGGCTTTCGCGATCTCGGCCTGCAGCCCTATGAACCGGTGCTGGAAGCCATGCGTCGCTTCACCGAGCAGCGTAGCCCGGACAGCCAGGACGAAGTCTGGCTGGTCGAGCATCCAGCGGTCTTCACCCAGGGCCAGGCCGGCAAGGCCGAGCACCTGCTGGTGCCGGGCGATATCCCGGTGGTGCAGACCGACCGCGGCGGCCAGGTGACCTACCATGGCCCTGGGCAACTGGTGGCGTACTTGCTGCTGGACGTTCGTCGCCTCGGCTTTGGCGTGCGCGAGCTGGTCAGCCGTATCGAGCAGACGTTGATCGACCTGCTGGCCAGTTACGGTGTCCAGGCCATGGCCAAGCCCGATGCGCCGGGTGTCTACGTCGAGGGGGCGAAGATCGCCTCCCTCGGCCTTCGAATCCGCAACGGTCGTTCCTTCCACGGCCTTGCTCTGAACGTGGACATGGACCTTGCGCCATTCCGCCGAATCAACCCCTGTGGGTATGCGGGGCTGGCCATGACCCAGCTGCGAGACCTGGCAGGCCCGATCGAACTCTCCGAGGTCAGGACAAGGCTGCGCGGACAGCTGGTCACGCACCTCGACTATGCTGAGCAGACGACCCTCACGGGCGGAATCGACTGA
- the arfA gene encoding alternative ribosome rescue factor ArfA — translation MSKKPKKHGPNKAKSIVAQPLFRCRQERPSKGKGSYRREAFQSRDWEASCFLAA, via the coding sequence ATGAGCAAGAAGCCGAAAAAGCACGGCCCTAACAAGGCCAAGTCCATCGTCGCCCAGCCACTGTTCCGCTGCCGCCAGGAACGACCGAGCAAGGGCAAAGGCAGCTACCGCCGCGAAGCCTTCCAATCGAGAGATTGGGAGGCTTCTTGCTTTTTGGCCGCATGA
- a CDS encoding DUF493 domain-containing protein, with product MSEPDVKSHKIEFPCDDYPIKVIGDTVVGFKDTVIEILSKYAKVDLSTLAERQSKEGKYTTVQLHIVAESENQLHDINSALRATGIVKMVL from the coding sequence ATGAGCGAACCTGACGTCAAGTCGCACAAGATCGAATTCCCCTGCGACGATTACCCGATCAAGGTAATCGGCGATACCGTGGTCGGTTTCAAGGACACCGTGATCGAGATCCTGAGCAAATATGCCAAGGTCGACCTGTCCACCCTGGCCGAGCGCCAGAGCAAGGAAGGCAAGTACACCACGGTACAGCTGCACATCGTTGCCGAAAGCGAGAACCAGCTGCACGATATCAACAGCGCCCTGCGCGCGACCGGCATCGTGAAAATGGTGCTCTGA
- the lipA gene encoding lipoyl synthase, with protein sequence MTTTVQETVPTPEATARPAPKKVEAGVKLRGADKVARIPVKIIPTEELPKKPDWIRVRIPVSPEVDRIKQLLRKHKLHSVCEEASCPNLGECFSGGTATFMIMGDICTRRCPFCDVGHGRPKPLDVDEPKNLAIAIADLRLKYVVITSVDRDDLRDGGAQHFADCIREIRALSPGVQLETLVPDYRGRMDVALEITAQTPPDVFNHNLETVPRLYKAARPGSDYDWSLDLLQKFKQMVPHVPTKSGLMLGLGETDEEVIEVMQRMREHDIDMLTLGQYLQPSRNHLPVQRFVHPDTFAWFAEEGYKMGFKNVASGPLVRSSYHADQQAHEAKIKL encoded by the coding sequence ATGACAACAACTGTGCAAGAAACCGTGCCAACCCCGGAAGCTACCGCGCGCCCTGCGCCGAAGAAGGTCGAGGCGGGCGTCAAGCTGCGCGGCGCCGACAAGGTCGCGCGTATCCCGGTCAAGATCATCCCCACCGAAGAGCTGCCGAAGAAGCCTGACTGGATCCGCGTGCGCATCCCGGTTTCCCCGGAAGTCGACCGGATCAAGCAATTGCTGCGCAAGCACAAGCTGCACAGCGTCTGCGAGGAAGCCTCCTGCCCGAACCTGGGCGAGTGCTTCTCCGGCGGCACCGCAACCTTCATGATCATGGGCGATATCTGCACCCGTCGCTGCCCGTTCTGCGACGTCGGCCATGGCCGGCCGAAGCCGTTGGACGTCGATGAGCCGAAGAACCTGGCCATCGCGATTGCCGACCTGCGCCTGAAGTACGTGGTGATCACTTCGGTGGACCGTGACGACCTGCGCGACGGCGGCGCCCAGCACTTCGCCGATTGCATCCGGGAGATTCGTGCGCTGTCGCCAGGCGTGCAGCTGGAAACCCTGGTGCCGGATTACCGCGGGCGGATGGACGTTGCACTGGAGATCACCGCGCAAACCCCGCCGGATGTGTTCAACCACAACCTGGAGACCGTACCGCGCCTGTACAAGGCCGCGCGCCCGGGTTCGGACTACGACTGGTCGCTGGACCTGCTGCAGAAGTTCAAGCAGATGGTGCCGCACGTGCCGACCAAGTCCGGCCTGATGCTGGGCCTTGGCGAAACGGACGAGGAGGTCATCGAGGTGATGCAGCGCATGCGCGAGCACGACATCGACATGCTGACCCTGGGCCAGTACCTGCAGCCTTCGCGCAACCACCTGCCGGTGCAACGTTTCGTGCACCCGGACACCTTCGCCTGGTTCGCCGAGGAAGGCTACAAGATGGGCTTCAAGAACGTCGCTTCCGGCCCGTTGGTACGTTCTTCGTACCACGCCGACCAGCAAGCCCACGAAGCCAAGATCAAGCTCTGA
- a CDS encoding lytic murein transglycosylase encodes MPFRLSLRWHPRQLIAASSFILLVACAEKPTAADALPLAPAQPTANVTLPGTTPDTSSEIQPLQTFAQWQAGFRQQALQAGISPSTFDRAFLGVTPDMDVIKADRSQPEFARPVWEYLDGALSPLRVRNGKKLLAQHAELLSQIEQRYGVDRQVLVSVWGMESNFGQFQGSKSVIRSLATLAYEGRRPTFAQDQLIAALQILQNGDIQPEAMRGSWAGAMGQTQFIPTTYNTHAVDFDGDGRRDIWNSTADALASTAHYLQSSGWQKGQPWGFEVQVPAGFDYWLADGAQRKTVSEWLQLGVTLPTGTQLPAGSNQLSAALLLPAGARGPAFLVLDNFRAILKYNNSSSYALAVSLLGDRFSGWGFIAGGWPKDDLPLSRSERIELQDLLNARGHEAGNADGIIGANTRKAIRNAQQGLGWPADGYPTHKLLDSLRRQ; translated from the coding sequence ATGCCCTTTCGTCTGTCCCTGCGCTGGCACCCACGCCAGCTGATCGCAGCCTCCAGCTTCATCCTGCTCGTTGCTTGCGCGGAGAAACCCACCGCCGCCGACGCCCTGCCGCTGGCACCTGCCCAGCCCACTGCAAACGTGACACTGCCAGGCACCACACCGGATACCAGCAGCGAAATCCAGCCCCTGCAGACCTTCGCCCAATGGCAGGCGGGCTTCCGTCAACAGGCCCTGCAGGCCGGCATCAGCCCTAGCACGTTCGACCGCGCGTTCCTCGGCGTCACGCCCGACATGGACGTGATCAAGGCCGACCGCAGCCAACCTGAATTCGCCCGCCCGGTATGGGAGTACCTCGACGGCGCCCTGTCGCCACTGCGCGTGCGCAACGGCAAGAAGCTGCTGGCACAACACGCCGAGCTGCTGTCGCAAATCGAGCAACGCTATGGTGTGGATCGCCAGGTCCTGGTGTCGGTCTGGGGCATGGAAAGCAATTTCGGCCAGTTCCAGGGCAGCAAGTCGGTGATTCGTTCCCTGGCCACCCTGGCCTATGAAGGCCGTCGCCCGACCTTCGCCCAGGACCAGCTGATCGCCGCCCTGCAGATCCTGCAGAACGGCGACATCCAGCCCGAGGCCATGCGCGGCTCCTGGGCCGGAGCCATGGGCCAGACTCAGTTCATCCCCACCACTTACAACACCCACGCCGTGGACTTCGACGGCGACGGTCGCCGCGACATCTGGAACAGCACTGCTGATGCCCTGGCCTCCACCGCCCACTACCTGCAGAGCTCGGGCTGGCAGAAGGGCCAACCCTGGGGCTTCGAGGTACAGGTGCCTGCAGGTTTCGACTACTGGTTGGCCGATGGGGCCCAGCGCAAGACCGTCAGCGAATGGCTGCAGCTGGGCGTGACGCTGCCGACCGGTACCCAACTGCCTGCGGGCAGCAACCAGCTCTCGGCCGCCCTGCTCCTACCTGCGGGCGCACGCGGCCCGGCGTTCCTGGTGCTGGACAACTTCCGGGCGATCCTGAAGTACAACAATTCGTCGTCCTACGCCCTGGCGGTCAGCCTGCTGGGGGATCGTTTCTCCGGCTGGGGCTTCATCGCTGGCGGCTGGCCCAAGGACGACCTGCCGCTAAGCCGCAGCGAGCGCATCGAGCTGCAAGACCTGCTCAATGCCCGCGGCCACGAGGCAGGCAATGCCGACGGCATCATCGGCGCCAATACCCGCAAGGCCATTCGCAATGCTCAGCAAGGGCTGGGGTGGCCGGCCGATGGGTATCCGACGCACAAGCTGCTCGACAGCCTGCGTCGGCAGTGA
- the rodA gene encoding rod shape-determining protein RodA, giving the protein MRRRASFLQRIHIDGPLLVILLTLAAGSLFVLYSASGKNWDLLMKQASSFGLGLVSMFVIAQLEPRFMARWVPLAYVVGVLLLVVVDVMGHNAMGATRWINIPGVIRFQPSEFLKIIMPATIAWYLSKRTLPPDLKHVAISLVLIGVPFILIVRQPDLGTALLILASGAFVLFMGGLRWRWILSVIAAAVPVAVAMWFFVMHDYQKQRVLTFLDPESDPLGTGWNIIQSKAAIGSGGVFGKGWLLGTQSHLDFLPESHTDFIIAVLGEEFGLVGICLLLLIYLLLIGRGLVITAQAQTLFGKLLAGSLTMTFFVYVFVNIGMVSGLLPVVGVPLPFISYGGTSLVTLLSAFGVLMSIHTHRKWIAQV; this is encoded by the coding sequence ATGCGGCGACGCGCGAGCTTTCTGCAGCGCATCCACATCGACGGCCCCCTGCTGGTCATCCTGCTGACCCTGGCGGCCGGCAGTCTGTTCGTCCTCTATTCGGCCAGCGGCAAGAACTGGGACCTGCTGATGAAGCAGGCCAGCTCGTTCGGCCTGGGCCTGGTGTCGATGTTCGTCATCGCTCAGCTCGAGCCGCGCTTCATGGCCCGTTGGGTGCCCCTGGCCTATGTGGTCGGGGTGCTGCTGCTGGTAGTGGTGGACGTCATGGGCCACAACGCCATGGGCGCCACGCGCTGGATCAACATCCCCGGGGTGATCCGCTTCCAGCCCTCGGAATTTCTCAAGATCATCATGCCGGCGACCATCGCCTGGTACCTGTCCAAGCGCACCTTGCCGCCGGACCTCAAGCACGTGGCGATCAGCCTGGTGCTGATCGGCGTGCCGTTCATCCTGATCGTGCGCCAGCCTGACCTGGGTACGGCGTTGCTGATCCTGGCCTCGGGCGCGTTCGTGCTGTTCATGGGCGGCCTGCGCTGGCGCTGGATCCTCAGCGTGATCGCCGCCGCGGTGCCGGTGGCGGTGGCCATGTGGTTCTTCGTGATGCACGACTACCAGAAACAGCGAGTGCTGACCTTCCTGGACCCGGAGAGCGACCCGCTGGGCACTGGCTGGAACATCATCCAGTCCAAGGCGGCGATCGGTTCGGGTGGGGTGTTCGGCAAGGGCTGGCTGCTCGGTACCCAGTCGCACCTGGATTTTCTTCCGGAAAGCCATACTGACTTCATCATCGCCGTGCTCGGCGAAGAGTTCGGCCTGGTCGGCATCTGCCTGCTGCTGCTGATCTACCTGCTGCTGATCGGCCGCGGCCTGGTGATCACAGCCCAGGCCCAGACCCTGTTCGGCAAGCTGCTGGCAGGCAGCCTGACCATGACCTTCTTTGTATATGTGTTCGTCAATATCGGTATGGTCAGCGGCCTTCTGCCCGTGGTGGGCGTGCCGCTGCCCTTCATCAGCTATGGCGGAACTTCGTTGGTGACGCTGCTGTCAGCGTTTGGCGTTTTGATGTCGATCCATACGCACCGCAAATGGATTGCACAGGTTTGA
- a CDS encoding D-alanyl-D-alanine carboxypeptidase family protein yields MNITNLAKRLCLPVLLMITPAAFAAEQMMPSPPQLAAKSYVLMDASSGNVLVENNGDERLPPASLTKLMTAYIATLDIRRGQIGENDPVTVSENAWRTGGSRMFIKVGSQVSVSDLLHGIIIQSGNDASVALAEHIAGSEDAFADMMNKTAADLGMSNSHFMNPTGLPHPEHYSSAHDMAVLARAIIDEDPAHYAIYSQKEFFWNNIKQPNRNLLLWRDKTVDGLKTGHTDEAGYCMVASAVRDGQRLIAVVFGTNSEQSRAAETQKLLTYGFRFFETQTFYQKGTELTQAPVWKGATSQVKAGLANDLTLTMPKGQLKRLQASMTMNPQLTAPIAKGDVIGKVEVKLDEKVVHSADLIALDGVEEGGFFRRMWDSIRLFFYGLFN; encoded by the coding sequence ATGAACATCACCAACCTTGCCAAACGACTTTGCCTGCCCGTTCTGCTGATGATCACGCCCGCTGCCTTCGCGGCGGAGCAGATGATGCCATCGCCACCACAGCTGGCTGCCAAGTCCTATGTACTCATGGATGCGTCCAGCGGCAACGTGCTGGTCGAGAACAACGGTGACGAGCGCCTGCCGCCGGCCAGCCTGACCAAGCTGATGACCGCCTATATCGCCACCCTGGACATCCGCCGTGGCCAGATCGGCGAGAACGACCCGGTCACCGTCAGCGAAAACGCCTGGCGCACCGGTGGTTCGCGCATGTTCATCAAGGTCGGCTCGCAGGTCAGCGTCAGCGACCTGCTGCACGGCATCATCATCCAGTCGGGCAACGACGCCTCGGTGGCCCTGGCCGAACACATCGCCGGCAGCGAAGACGCCTTCGCCGACATGATGAACAAGACTGCCGCCGACCTGGGCATGTCCAACAGCCACTTCATGAACCCAACCGGCCTGCCGCACCCGGAGCATTACTCCTCGGCCCACGACATGGCCGTGCTGGCACGCGCGATCATCGACGAAGACCCGGCCCACTACGCCATCTACTCGCAGAAGGAATTCTTCTGGAACAATATCAAGCAGCCCAACCGCAACCTGCTGCTGTGGCGTGACAAGACCGTCGATGGCCTGAAGACTGGCCACACCGACGAAGCCGGCTACTGCATGGTGGCGTCGGCCGTTCGTGACGGCCAGCGCCTGATCGCCGTGGTGTTCGGCACCAACAGCGAGCAGTCCCGCGCTGCCGAGACCCAGAAGCTGCTGACCTACGGTTTCCGCTTCTTCGAAACCCAGACTTTCTACCAGAAAGGCACCGAGCTGACCCAGGCTCCGGTCTGGAAGGGCGCCACCAGCCAGGTGAAGGCGGGCCTTGCCAATGACCTGACCCTGACTATGCCTAAAGGCCAATTGAAGCGCCTCCAGGCTTCGATGACCATGAACCCGCAGCTCACCGCACCGATTGCCAAAGGTGACGTGATCGGCAAAGTGGAAGTCAAACTGGACGAGAAAGTGGTTCACAGCGCCGACCTCATCGCCCTCGACGGCGTCGAGGAAGGTGGTTTCTTCCGCCGTATGTGGGATAGCATCCGTCTGTTCTTCTACGGGTTGTTCAACTGA